The following coding sequences lie in one Maribacter forsetii DSM 18668 genomic window:
- a CDS encoding glucose 1-dehydrogenase → MQKPNKRLEGQTCIVTGSSDGIGEAVAKSMAMEGANMVVNYHSSKEEAEEVAHWISNNSSCGNAIVVKCDVSKEDEVKSMFKKTVSEFGTVDVCVANAGLQLDHPLHEMPLKDWQRVIDVNLTGQFLCAKEAIIEFKRRGMRPEISNSLGKLIHMSSVHEVIPWAGHANYAASKGGLVMLMQTICQEYGPNKVRCNSIAPGAIKTDINKDVWSTQEGKDGMLKLIPYKQIGVPDDIGSVASWLASDESEYINGTTIFVDGGMTCYPGFTANG, encoded by the coding sequence ATGCAAAAACCTAATAAAAGATTAGAAGGACAAACATGTATTGTTACCGGCTCTAGCGATGGAATTGGCGAGGCGGTTGCAAAATCTATGGCAATGGAAGGGGCTAATATGGTCGTTAATTACCATAGTAGTAAAGAGGAAGCTGAAGAAGTTGCACATTGGATCAGTAATAATTCTAGTTGTGGTAATGCCATTGTTGTAAAATGTGATGTTAGCAAAGAAGATGAGGTCAAGAGCATGTTCAAAAAAACAGTTTCTGAATTTGGTACTGTAGATGTTTGTGTCGCCAATGCCGGTCTGCAGTTAGATCATCCACTTCATGAAATGCCTTTAAAAGATTGGCAACGGGTTATAGATGTAAATCTTACCGGACAATTTTTGTGCGCTAAAGAAGCCATTATTGAATTTAAAAGAAGAGGAATGCGACCAGAGATATCTAATTCTTTGGGAAAACTAATACATATGAGTTCTGTTCATGAAGTAATTCCGTGGGCGGGTCACGCAAATTATGCGGCATCAAAAGGCGGATTGGTTATGTTAATGCAAACCATTTGTCAAGAATATGGTCCTAATAAAGTAAGGTGTAATTCCATTGCGCCAGGTGCTATTAAAACAGATATCAATAAAGATGTTTGGAGTACGCAAGAGGGTAAAGATGGAATGTTAAAATTAATACCTTACAAGCAAATAGGTGTGCCAGATGATATAGGTAGTGTTGCAAGTTGGTTGGCTTCAGATGAATCTGAATATATTAATGGTACCACTATATTCGTTGATGGTGGTATGACATGCTACCCTGGTTTTACTGCGAATGGGTAG
- a CDS encoding aldose epimerase family protein — protein sequence MRLAKLNSFSINIFIILMLCLACKKKIDHKSLKKQKSVMRIEKCYYGTTVDKEEVTLFKLINEGGIYVEVITFGGRVTTIKCPDLQGKMDNVVLGFDSLSQYEKKNPYFGAAVGRYVNRIANGRFSLEGEVYTLAKNNGDNSLHGGLKGFDKVVWIVEEVKETPSFVSVKLAYLSKDMEEGFPGNLQTTVTYTLNNDNSLNIHYEAITDKTTIVNLTNHSYFNLSGDCSNSILDHEVQINANKYVPVNKSLIPTGTLASVEHTPFDFRAAQLLGDVIKNNHEQIEIGDGFDHCWVLNNVSKGYRSVAKAYHSLSGRVLEVLTDQPGMQFYTGNFLDGTLPAPNGGVFNKRSGFCFETQHFPDAPNQPKFPSTTLVPGEKYRTKTTFKFSTKY from the coding sequence ATGAGACTAGCAAAACTGAATAGCTTTTCAATAAACATTTTTATCATTTTGATGTTATGTTTAGCATGTAAGAAGAAAATAGATCATAAGTCATTAAAGAAGCAAAAGAGTGTTATGCGAATTGAAAAGTGTTATTATGGCACGACCGTCGACAAAGAAGAAGTTACGCTATTTAAACTTATTAATGAAGGTGGTATTTATGTAGAGGTTATTACTTTTGGTGGTAGAGTTACGACAATAAAGTGCCCTGATTTACAGGGTAAAATGGATAATGTTGTTTTAGGTTTTGATAGTTTAAGTCAGTATGAAAAAAAGAACCCATATTTTGGAGCTGCAGTTGGTCGTTATGTGAATAGAATTGCCAATGGAAGGTTTAGTTTAGAAGGTGAAGTATATACATTGGCAAAAAACAATGGGGACAATAGCTTACATGGAGGGTTAAAAGGCTTTGATAAAGTGGTTTGGATTGTGGAGGAAGTAAAAGAAACCCCCTCCTTTGTTTCTGTAAAATTAGCTTATTTAAGTAAAGATATGGAAGAAGGTTTTCCTGGTAATTTGCAAACTACGGTTACTTACACCTTAAATAATGATAATAGTTTAAATATTCATTATGAAGCAATAACCGATAAAACTACCATTGTCAATTTAACCAATCACTCTTATTTTAATCTGTCAGGAGATTGCTCAAATTCAATATTGGACCATGAAGTTCAGATTAACGCCAATAAATACGTTCCTGTAAATAAATCGCTAATACCAACAGGTACATTAGCTTCCGTAGAACATACACCTTTCGATTTTAGAGCAGCTCAGTTACTAGGTGATGTCATTAAAAACAATCATGAGCAAATTGAAATAGGTGATGGGTTTGATCATTGTTGGGTTTTAAATAATGTATCAAAGGGGTATCGCTCCGTTGCCAAGGCATACCATTCTTTATCAGGTAGGGTATTGGAAGTACTAACAGATCAACCAGGAATGCAGTTTTATACTGGTAATTTTTTAGATGGAACATTACCAGCACCAAATGGAGGGGTGTTTAATAAAAGAAGCGGATTCTGTTTTGAGACTCAACATTTTCCCGATGCTCCAAATCAACCTAAATTTCCTAGTACAACTCTTGTTCCGGGAGAAAAGTATAGAACTAAAACAACTTTTAAATTCTCTACTAAATACTAA
- a CDS encoding LacI family DNA-binding transcriptional regulator: MSKKATIYDIAKELKITAATVSRALNNNPKISEKTRDLVLATAEKLNYKQNRLAVALKSGRSNNVGVVVPFINKNFFASVIRGIEEELYPKGFHVIICQTHEESDREKKIIQNLINAQVDGILVSTSFTNKNKNQLNQVFKKNSPFIFFDRVLNFDGISTVTIDDYQGGFDATEHLINQGCQRIAHFNVDQNIELYNNRFNGYKDALSKHGIAYKSDYVITLKNDMEAGKEAAKKLMELPVPPDAIFSSTDNGLLGAVKYLQSKSIRIPEDVSVVGFSNEPFTQFLEPSISSVDQSPVEMGKMTAKVFLEQIENKQSINTQKKVVLPAKLVVRKSSNKTK, encoded by the coding sequence ATGAGCAAGAAAGCCACCATCTACGATATTGCAAAAGAGCTAAAAATAACCGCAGCTACTGTCTCTAGGGCGTTGAACAACAACCCTAAAATAAGCGAAAAAACTCGCGATTTGGTTCTTGCCACAGCTGAAAAATTAAATTACAAACAAAATAGACTTGCAGTTGCTCTCAAAAGTGGTAGGAGCAATAATGTAGGTGTGGTTGTGCCATTTATTAATAAAAACTTTTTTGCGTCGGTAATTAGAGGCATTGAAGAAGAGCTCTACCCTAAAGGGTTTCATGTCATCATCTGTCAAACACATGAAGAAAGTGATCGCGAAAAGAAGATTATTCAAAATTTAATTAATGCACAAGTAGACGGTATTCTAGTTTCCACCTCATTTACAAATAAGAATAAAAATCAATTAAATCAGGTTTTCAAAAAAAATTCGCCTTTTATATTTTTTGATCGTGTGTTAAATTTTGACGGCATAAGCACAGTAACCATTGATGACTACCAAGGTGGGTTTGATGCTACTGAGCATCTTATAAACCAAGGTTGCCAAAGAATTGCCCATTTTAACGTAGATCAAAATATTGAACTATATAATAACCGATTTAATGGTTACAAGGATGCACTTTCAAAACACGGTATTGCGTATAAGAGCGATTATGTTATAACGCTAAAAAATGATATGGAGGCAGGTAAAGAAGCTGCAAAAAAATTAATGGAACTACCCGTACCACCAGATGCTATTTTCTCTTCTACGGATAACGGATTGTTAGGTGCTGTTAAATATTTACAGAGCAAATCTATAAGAATACCAGAAGATGTTAGTGTTGTAGGATTTAGTAATGAACCATTTACTCAGTTTTTAGAACCATCTATCAGCTCCGTTGACCAATCACCAGTGGAAATGGGAAAAATGACCGCTAAAGTATTCTTGGAGCAGATTGAAAATAAGCAATCTATAAACACACAAAAAAAGGTAGTACTCCCTGCTAAATTGGTTGTTAGAAAATCATCCAATAAAACCAAATAG
- a CDS encoding NUDIX hydrolase, whose protein sequence is MVLNSYCKEDKVLLAVDCIIFGFYQEELKILLVERDFEPAKGEWSLIGGFLKKEENLNNAASRILNRLTGLHDIYMEQVHTYSKLDRDPKERTISVSYFALIDIEHHCKNLLKNNPIKWFDIKERPDLIFDHNKMVKDALASLRSRISNKPIGFQLLPEKFTMRQLQKMYEAILDTELDKRNFINKFNSFDLLNKLKEKDMSSSKKGAFLFEFDEDKYQKKVEEGFCFKI, encoded by the coding sequence ATGGTTTTGAATAGTTATTGCAAAGAGGACAAAGTCTTACTTGCTGTAGATTGTATTATTTTCGGATTTTACCAAGAAGAATTAAAAATATTACTTGTTGAAAGAGATTTTGAGCCAGCAAAAGGCGAATGGTCTTTAATTGGTGGTTTTCTTAAAAAAGAAGAGAATTTAAATAATGCAGCTTCAAGAATTCTTAATCGTTTAACCGGTCTACATGATATTTATATGGAGCAGGTTCATACCTATTCTAAATTGGACCGCGACCCCAAAGAAAGAACAATTTCTGTTTCGTATTTTGCACTAATAGATATAGAGCATCACTGTAAAAATCTTTTAAAAAACAACCCCATTAAATGGTTTGATATTAAAGAAAGGCCAGATCTAATATTTGATCATAATAAAATGGTGAAAGATGCTCTTGCATCACTTCGCAGCAGAATATCCAATAAGCCCATTGGTTTTCAACTTTTACCTGAAAAGTTTACAATGCGCCAACTTCAAAAAATGTACGAAGCTATTTTAGATACCGAATTGGATAAAAGAAATTTTATAAACAAATTCAATTCTTTTGACCTGCTAAATAAATTAAAAGAAAAAGACATGAGCTCATCTAAAAAAGGAGCCTTTCTATTTGAATTCGATGAAGACAAATACCAAAAAAAGGTAGAGGAAGGTTTTTGTTTTAAAATTTAA